The nucleotide sequence ACTAAAGAAATGATTATATTTTGTAAGTATGGAAGAACCTCAGATACTTTCTCCTGAAATATGGACATCTATTTTCACACCTCACTTTGAGAACATGTGAGAAAGCCtctttctcaactatatatttgTTCCTTTTCTCCAATCCTTTCCTTCACTCGGTTAACTCAGATGGGTCGGTAGCAAAATATGTTCTAAATACATATTAATGATATTCACAGTCATGTATCATTTGAAATGTCTCAATCTTTCAACAAGAAGACTAAAGTGTAATAAATATTCTAAGAGTTTAGAGATATGTTGTTTATTATAGAGGGAAAATAACAATTTAGTCTAATTGAATCATCAATATTTTTCAACAATCATTTATTTAACCTTCTGTGAATCTCTGCTCTGTCTTTCAGGAGAATGGGGGAGACAAACAACATCTTATTAATACTGATAAAAGGAAATCCACTGAAGGAATTAACAACACACTTAAGGGTCCAACAGGAGAGATATCCACtgaaaaaataggaaaaaaatccACAGATGGAACAAACGACACACAAAAGGCTCTTGATGAAAATAAATCCACTAAAGAAAACAAGGACACACTGAAGAGTTCTGATGAAAAGAAATCCACTGATGGAACTAACGACACACAGAAGAGTTCTGATGAAAAGAAATCCACTGAAgaaaatacagacatacagaagAGTTTTGATGAAAAGAAATCCACTGATGGAACTAATGACACACAGAAGAGTTCTGATGAAAAGAAATCCACTGATGGAACTAATGACACACAGAAGAGTTCTGATGAAAAGAAATCCACTGATGGAACTAAAGACACACAGAAGGAACTTGATGTAAAGGAATCCACTAAAGAAATTAACATCACGCAAAAGGTTCCTGATGTAAAGAAATACACTGAAgaaaatacagacatacagaaaAGTTCTGATGAAAAGAAATCCACTGATGGAACTAACCACACACATAGGAGTTCTGATGAAAAGAAATCCAGTGAAGGAACTAACGACACACAGAAGGAACTTGATGTAAAGGAATCCACTAAAGAAATTAACATCACACAAAAGGTTCCTGATGGAAAGAAATCCACTGAAgaaaatacagacatacagaagAGTTCTGATGAAAAGAAATCCACTGATGGAACTAACCACACACATAGGAGTTCTGATGAAAAGAAATCCACTGTAGGAACTAACGACACACAGAAGGAACTTGATGTAAAGGAATCCACTAAAGAAATTAACATCACACAAAAGGTTCCTGATGGAAAGAAATCCACTGAAgaaaatacagacatacagaagAGTTCTGATGAAAAGAAATCCACTGATGGAACTAATGACACACAGAAGAGTTCTGATGAAAAGAAATCCACTGATGGAACTAAAGACACACAGAAGGAACTTGATGTAAAGGAATCCACTAAAGAAATTAACATCACACAAAAGGTTCCTGATGTAAAGAAATACACTGAAgaaaatacagacatacagaagAGTTCTGATGAAAAGAAATCCACTGATGGAACTAATGACACACAGAAGAGTTCTGATGAAAAGAAATCCACTGATGGAACTAACCACACACATAGGAGTTCTGATGAAAAGAAATCCACTGAAGGAACTAACGACACACAGAAGGAACTTGATGTAAAGGAATCCACTAAAGAAATTAACATCACACAAAAGGTTCCTGATGGAAAGAAATCCACTGAAgaaaatacagacatacagaagAGTTCTGATGAAAAGAAATCCACTGATGGAACTAACGACACACAGAATAGTTCTGACGAAAATAAATCCACTGATGGAACTAACGACACACAGAAGGAACTTGATGTAAAGGAATCCACTAAAGAAATTAACATCACACAAAAGGTTCCTGATGGAAAGaaatccaatgaagaaaatacagacatacagaagAGTTCTGATGAAAAGAAATCCACTGATGGAACTAACGACACACAGAAGAGTTCTGATGAAAAGAAATCCACTGATGGAACTAAAGACACACAGAAGGAACTTGATGTAAAGGAATCCACTAAAGAAATTAACATCACACAAAAGGTTCCTGATGGAAAGAAATCCACTGAAgaaaatacagacatacagaagAGTTCTGATGAAAAGAAATCCACTGAAGGAACTAACGACACACAGAAGGAACTTGATGTAAAGGAATCCACTAAAGAAATTAACATCACACAAAAGGTTCCTGATGGAAAGAAATCCACTGAAgaaaatacagacatacagaagAGTTCTGATGAAAAGAAATCCACTGATGGAACTAACGACACACAGAATAGTTCTGATGAAAAGAAATCCACTGATGGAACTAAAGACACACAGAAGGAACTTGATGTAAAGGAATCCACTAAAGAAATTAACATCACACAAAAGGTTCCTGATGTAAAGAAATACACTGAAgaaaatacagacatacagaagAGTTCTGATGAAAAGAAATCCACTGATGGAACTAATGACACACAGAAGAGTTCTGATGAAAAGAAATCCACTGATGGAACTAACGACACACAGAATAGTTCTGATGAAAAGAAATCCACTGATGGAACTAAAGACACACAGAAGGAACTTGATGTAAAGGAATCCACTAAAGAAATTAACATCACACAAAAGGTTCCTGATGGAAAGAAATCCACTGAAgaaaatacagacatacagaagAGTTCTGATGAAAAGAAATCCACTGATGGAACTAATGACACACAGAAGAGTTCTGATGAAAAGAAATCCACTGATGGAACTAAAGACACACAGAAGGAACTTGATGTAAAGGAATCCACTAAAGAAATTAACATCACACAAAAGGTTCCTGATGTAAAGAAATACACTGAAgaaaatacagacatacagaagAGTTCTGATGAAAAGAAATCCACTGATGGAACTAATGACACACAGAAGAGTTCTGATGAAAAGAAATCCACTGATGGAACTAACCACACACATAGGAGTTCTGATGAAAAGAAATCCACTGAAGGAACTAACGACACACAGAATAGTTCTGATGAAAATAAATCCACTGAAGGAACTAACGACACACAGAAGGAACTTGATGTAAAGGAATCCACTAAAGAAATTAACATCACACAAAAGGTTCCTGATGGAAAGAAATCCACTGAAgaaaatacagacatacagaagAGTTCTGATGAAAAGAAATCCACTGATGGAACTAACGACACACAGAATAGTTCTGATGAAAAGAAATCCACTGATGGAACTAAAGACACACAGAAGGAACTTGATGTAAAGGAATCCACTAAAGAAATTAACATCACACAAAAGGTTCCTGATGGAAAGAAATCCACTGAAgaaaatacagacatacagaagAGTTCTGATGAAAAGAAATCCAGTGAAGGAACTAACGACACACAGAAGGAACTTGATGTAAAGGAATCCACTAAAGAAATTAACATCACACAAAAGGTTCCTGATGGAAAGAAATCCACTGAAgaaaatacagacatacagaagAGTTCTGATGAAAAGAAATCCACTGATGGAACTAACCACACACATAGGAGTTCTGATGAAAAGAAATCCACTGATGGAACTAATGACAAACAGAAGGAACTTGATGTAAAGGAATCCACTGAATAAATTCACATCACACAGAAGGATCCTGATGGAAAGAAATCCACTAATAAAACTAACAACACACTGAAGGATCCTAGTGTAGAGGGTCCTGATGGAAGTGTAACCACTGATGATGCTGAGACTCTGGGGATGGGAGCAGCTCAAGGGGCAGAACTTAATAATGCTAAGACCTCGATGACAAGTACTGCTAAAGAGGAACACGTTAATTAGGCTGAGAccaaaaagatcaaataaaacatattttattacatcTTGAGGGTGTTTAGTTTGAGCAGATGGTTTCAGCATAACTGTCAGCCTAAGAGTGCATTTCCTCAGTACTTTCAGCATCTCAGCCAAATTTGCTCTCAACATATTATGAAAACTTTTGTTTTCAATATCTTCAAAGTCAATACTGTgattgtcatcatcatcatcttattCACCACATCGTATTCACCACATCCACCATCAAATGATAGTGTCATTTATAGTTGATTGCATACAGTAATTTCCCTGTAGTGAAGCCATTTAAGCTATTTCAAGTTTTGCTGATTATATTCTCTTGTTTATGTTGTTCTATGTCTGTGGTAATTATGAGAAAATCATCATAACATCATTGTGTATCAAACATTTCCACCTtgaagaataaagttgaaatacacTCATTGAGTCATcagatatttaattattgcagggaAGAAAATATGCTTACACTATTGCACTATCCATtatacttttgtctttttttcacaaTGAGTACAAAGAAGGTGgatatagaaataaaattaataaaatgaatgagtGGGAGGGTAGTAATTGATGTACCAGGTCCCTAAAGGCCTGAGGAACGCATTTAAAAGTTAATCACTAGCATTTAGAGTGGGGAACattgattggggggggggggcattgatcctggagggcctgtgtccctgcagagtttagctccaaccctaatcaaacacacctgggcTACGTTCAGCtccgacaaaacgttgcacaacgttttttaaacagaaacggtgatgcgttgaacacactgt is from Carassius gibelio isolate Cgi1373 ecotype wild population from Czech Republic chromosome B22, carGib1.2-hapl.c, whole genome shotgun sequence and encodes:
- the LOC127988052 gene encoding dentin sialophosphoprotein-like is translated as MSENGGDKQHLINTDKRKSTEGINNTLKGPTGEISTEKIGKKSTDGTNDTQKALDENKSTKENKDTLKSSDEKKSTDGTNDTQKSSDEKKSTEENTDIQKSFDEKKSTDGTNDTQKSSDEKKSTDGTNDTQKSSDEKKSTDGTKDTQKELDVKESTKEINITQKVPDVKKYTEENTDIQKSSDEKKSTDGTNHTHRSSDEKKSSEGTNDTQKELDVKESTKEINITQKVPDGKKSTEENTDIQKSSDEKKSTDGTNHTHRSSDEKKSTVGTNDTQKELDVKESTKEINITQKVPDGKKSTEENTDIQKSSDEKKSTDGTNDTQKSSDEKKSTDGTKDTQKELDVKESTKEINITQKVPDVKKYTEENTDIQKSSDEKKSTDGTNDTQKSSDEKKSTDGTNHTHRSSDEKKSTEGTNDTQKELDVKESTKEINITQKVPDGKKSTEENTDIQKSSDEKKSTDGTNDTQNSSDENKSTDGTNDTQKELDVKESTKEINITQKVPDGKKSNEENTDIQKSSDEKKSTDGTNDTQKSSDEKKSTDGTKDTQKELDVKESTKEINITQKVPDGKKSTEENTDIQKSSDEKKSTEGTNDTQKELDVKESTKEINITQKVPDGKKSTEENTDIQKSSDEKKSTDGTNDTQNSSDEKKSTDGTKDTQKELDVKESTKEINITQKVPDVKKYTEENTDIQKSSDEKKSTDGTNDTQKSSDEKKSTDGTNDTQNSSDEKKSTDGTKDTQKELDVKESTKEINITQKVPDGKKSTEENTDIQKSSDEKKSTDGTNDTQKSSDEKKSTDGTKDTQKELDVKESTKEINITQKVPDVKKYTEENTDIQKSSDEKKSTDGTNDTQKSSDEKKSTDGTNHTHRSSDEKKSTEGTNDTQNSSDENKSTEGTNDTQKELDVKESTKEINITQKVPDGKKSTEENTDIQKSSDEKKSTDGTNDTQNSSDEKKSTDGTKDTQKELDVKESTKEINITQKVPDGKKSTEENTDIQKSSDEKKSSEGTNDTQKELDVKESTKEINITQKVPDGKKSTEENTDIQKSSDEKKSTDGTNHTHRSSDEKKSTDGTNDKQKELDGLGGQCIDSGMRHMSNTQETIFTEEKHQGLDCGTHHCWRSLLRRSSSTVRAKTMKHLSSTATFSSISANQKHQVVELGNPAKPEHLTHFGGPFVHFGDRSSKSVAFENRCPDRPVSTDASATGWGAMYNGHAVSDSWTVNFLKLLAVQLALHNFSALLKDKHVLVHTDNTESVPERRKEAQSASPSASPLLEPRSGYIGTAESSL